A stretch of Imperialibacter roseus DNA encodes these proteins:
- a CDS encoding HNH endonuclease family protein, which produces MRPITRERNPPAVVYVQNAHIHKGAQKWRVCTLNVCREYDTDPTVFDNGDYKFTSEFGYKEYRNSLLNTIGKKCCYCEKPIAEGEIEHFRPKAGYKTGRNSPLIQPGYYWLAYRWDNMLLSCDECNDQKRKGNLFPLRNEGSRATNRSIPISQEDPILIDPSKEDPNNHITFNLERPIGLDNRGNEVIEIFELKTRGDLVDERLGKIRNFSLAKKISQLRPGDFTQSEINEHKTYVKEYKDPKAPFSGMICENIKRGIL; this is translated from the coding sequence ATGAGACCGATAACTAGAGAGAGAAATCCTCCTGCGGTTGTTTATGTGCAGAATGCGCATATACACAAGGGCGCTCAAAAATGGAGGGTGTGCACTTTGAATGTTTGTCGGGAATACGATACTGATCCAACAGTTTTTGATAATGGTGACTATAAGTTTACTTCTGAATTTGGGTATAAGGAATACAGAAATAGTCTTTTAAATACCATAGGAAAAAAATGTTGCTATTGTGAGAAGCCAATTGCAGAAGGAGAAATAGAGCATTTCAGGCCTAAAGCAGGCTATAAAACTGGAAGAAATTCACCTTTAATCCAACCTGGGTATTATTGGCTGGCTTATCGATGGGATAACATGCTTTTGTCATGCGATGAATGCAATGATCAGAAGCGAAAAGGGAATTTGTTTCCGTTGCGAAATGAAGGCTCTAGAGCAACCAATCGATCCATTCCAATATCACAAGAAGATCCAATACTGATAGACCCTTCAAAGGAAGATCCCAATAACCACATCACATTTAACCTTGAAAGACCTATAGGGCTTGATAACCGTGGAAACGAAGTAATTGAAATATTCGAACTTAAGACTCGTGGTGACTTGGTAGATGAACGACTTGGGAAAATTAGAAACTTTAGTTTAGCAAAAAAAATATCGCAGTTGAGGCCTGGTGATTTTACCCAATCTGAAATTAACGAACACAAAACGTATGTTAAAGAGTATAAAGACCCAAAGGCTCCATTCTCAGGAATGATCTGTGAAAATATTAAAAGGGGGATATTATAA
- the hsdR gene encoding type I restriction-modification system endonuclease gives MADSNFLHLEKEFPLLFNIGQAAEFNLHTDPVTCLFKLRQFGEKVTELLFEAHHLEFPYDNSFHNRLKTLEFEAVLPATVKDLLFNIKSKGNVAVHDNKGTPDDAKGTLLSAFKVGKWYYQTYSEENRDISEIRFHVPENKDARHALHELEQSFKELEQKFLRLMEERNTSGLPKEKVQEIQERSQIAARKIDMSEGETRDMIDAQLRLAGWEADTKELNYKSRKTLPQRGRKMAIAEWPAQSKWIDYALFVGNELYGIVEAKKYSTDISTDLGQSKVYAELVTQDNEAKLLGAWDTYKVPFLFSTNGRPYLAQIKTKSGIWFLDVRQKHNNSRPLQGWYSPDGLVKLYERNLKESEEKLKNESADHLGSETGLRLRKYQLEAIRAVEYKLIQHPEDRRALIAMATGTGKTRTIIGLCYRLIQSNRFKRILFLVDRTLLGTQASNHFKDNKIIGLNTFSEIYDVKELKDITPEMDTRLHFSTVQGMVKRLFYNDGEGEVPPVDQYDCIIIDEAHRGYLLDKEIEEGDLHFKNQNDYVSKYRMVLEYFDAYAIALTATPALHTKEIFGSPVYAYSYREAVIDGFLIDHDPPHLIKTKLGEEGIVWEKGQKPKAIDAEKNAIIELEALEDELKIDITGFNKSVITESFNRVVVQQLVKSLDPEGDEKTLIFAATDEHADLVVALLKEEFSSIGIDVTDNAIQKITGKSYDPQEQLTRFKNEKHPSIAVTVDLLTTGIDVPAICNLVFLRRVKSRILYEQMLGRATRRCDEIGKESFQIYDAVKIYETLQDYTQMKPVVANPSTTFKQLFDELQHIDSEERTKRQIEQILGKLQRKKRYFTEESEEKFKYTSKGIGSDDFVKMLKDKPGKETAKAIAGLGGLWKFLDEFKPAPTFMLVSDHEDTYQGTERGYGKAKKPEDYLENFTRFIKENQNKISALNIVCTRPADLDRKSLRELMIALDQEGYNSKSLVAAWKDAKNEDIAADIISFVRTMAIGSSLISHEERIQKAVNDIRHMKEWNKVQLKWIDRIEKQLLQETVLRVEDLNDSPFDDAGGFNRLNKIFEHQLTDVMARLNNNLYTDIA, from the coding sequence ATGGCCGATTCCAATTTTTTACACTTAGAAAAGGAGTTTCCTCTCCTCTTTAATATTGGGCAGGCAGCTGAATTCAACCTGCACACAGACCCCGTCACTTGTCTGTTCAAACTTCGACAGTTTGGAGAGAAGGTAACCGAATTACTTTTTGAAGCCCACCATCTTGAATTTCCTTACGATAACTCGTTTCATAATAGATTGAAAACGCTGGAGTTTGAAGCAGTGCTCCCTGCTACTGTAAAAGACCTGCTCTTCAACATCAAAAGCAAGGGCAACGTAGCAGTGCACGACAACAAAGGCACCCCCGACGACGCCAAGGGCACCCTGCTGTCAGCGTTCAAAGTGGGCAAGTGGTACTATCAAACCTACTCTGAAGAAAACAGAGATATCTCAGAGATAAGGTTCCATGTACCGGAGAATAAAGATGCCCGGCACGCATTGCACGAATTAGAACAGAGCTTTAAGGAGCTTGAGCAGAAATTTCTCCGGCTCATGGAGGAACGCAACACCTCAGGCTTGCCAAAAGAGAAGGTGCAGGAGATACAGGAAAGATCCCAAATTGCTGCCCGCAAGATCGACATGTCGGAGGGAGAAACGAGAGACATGATCGACGCACAGCTACGGCTAGCGGGCTGGGAAGCAGACACAAAAGAGCTCAACTACAAAAGCCGTAAAACACTACCACAGCGGGGAAGGAAAATGGCTATTGCCGAATGGCCCGCCCAGTCGAAATGGATCGACTATGCCTTGTTTGTTGGCAATGAACTTTACGGAATAGTTGAAGCGAAAAAATATTCTACCGACATATCTACCGACCTTGGGCAATCCAAAGTATATGCGGAACTAGTTACTCAGGACAACGAGGCCAAACTCCTCGGTGCCTGGGACACCTACAAAGTGCCTTTTCTTTTTTCAACCAACGGCCGCCCCTACCTGGCGCAGATAAAGACCAAGAGCGGCATCTGGTTTCTGGATGTCCGGCAAAAGCACAACAACTCCAGGCCCCTGCAAGGTTGGTACAGCCCCGATGGTCTCGTTAAGCTTTACGAAAGAAACCTGAAGGAATCGGAAGAGAAACTCAAAAATGAAAGTGCCGACCACCTCGGAAGTGAGACCGGGTTAAGGCTGAGGAAATACCAGCTTGAAGCCATAAGAGCGGTAGAGTATAAGCTTATTCAACATCCCGAAGACAGACGGGCACTAATAGCTATGGCAACGGGCACTGGTAAAACCCGCACCATCATCGGGCTCTGTTATCGGCTCATTCAGTCGAATAGGTTCAAACGTATCCTCTTTTTGGTTGACCGCACGTTGCTGGGCACCCAGGCGTCGAACCACTTCAAAGACAATAAGATCATCGGCCTCAATACGTTCTCCGAAATTTACGATGTAAAGGAACTCAAGGACATAACCCCCGAAATGGATACCCGCCTCCACTTCTCCACGGTGCAGGGAATGGTGAAGCGACTTTTTTACAACGATGGCGAAGGCGAGGTGCCTCCGGTAGATCAATATGATTGCATTATTATTGATGAGGCGCACAGAGGTTATTTGCTCGACAAAGAGATAGAGGAAGGGGATTTACATTTCAAAAATCAAAACGACTATGTGAGTAAATACCGCATGGTGCTGGAGTATTTCGATGCCTATGCTATTGCCCTTACCGCCACCCCCGCCTTGCATACCAAAGAAATATTTGGCTCTCCCGTTTACGCCTACTCCTACAGGGAAGCTGTAATAGATGGCTTTTTGATTGACCACGACCCGCCTCATCTGATCAAGACCAAACTAGGCGAAGAAGGCATAGTGTGGGAGAAAGGTCAAAAGCCGAAAGCCATAGATGCCGAAAAGAATGCCATTATTGAACTGGAGGCATTGGAGGATGAATTGAAAATCGATATTACCGGTTTCAATAAAAGCGTAATCACCGAAAGCTTCAACAGGGTGGTGGTACAGCAACTGGTAAAATCGCTTGACCCGGAAGGCGACGAAAAGACGCTGATATTTGCCGCCACCGACGAGCATGCCGACCTGGTGGTAGCCCTCTTAAAAGAAGAGTTCAGTAGCATAGGCATCGACGTGACCGACAATGCTATACAAAAGATCACTGGGAAATCTTATGATCCTCAGGAACAATTAACCCGCTTCAAGAACGAGAAGCACCCCAGCATTGCTGTTACGGTAGACTTGTTAACCACAGGGATTGACGTGCCTGCCATTTGCAATTTGGTGTTTCTGCGCAGGGTAAAATCACGCATTCTCTATGAACAAATGCTCGGCCGTGCTACCCGCAGGTGTGATGAGATTGGCAAGGAGAGCTTTCAGATATATGATGCTGTGAAGATTTATGAGACGCTTCAGGACTACACACAAATGAAGCCGGTGGTGGCCAACCCTTCCACCACTTTTAAGCAGCTATTTGACGAACTACAACATATCGATAGCGAAGAAAGAACCAAACGACAGATAGAGCAAATTCTCGGAAAGCTGCAGCGAAAGAAGCGATACTTTACAGAAGAAAGCGAGGAGAAGTTCAAATACACTTCCAAGGGCATAGGCTCTGACGACTTTGTAAAGATGCTCAAAGACAAACCGGGCAAAGAAACAGCCAAAGCCATTGCAGGACTTGGCGGCCTGTGGAAGTTCCTCGATGAGTTTAAGCCGGCCCCCACCTTTATGCTGGTGTCCGATCATGAAGACACTTACCAGGGTACCGAAAGAGGTTATGGCAAAGCCAAAAAGCCTGAGGACTATCTGGAGAACTTTACTCGCTTCATCAAAGAAAACCAGAATAAAATTTCGGCGCTAAATATCGTATGTACCCGGCCGGCCGATCTGGATAGAAAGTCCCTCAGGGAGCTGATGATAGCTCTTGACCAGGAAGGGTACAACTCCAAATCGCTGGTAGCGGCCTGGAAAGATGCCAAAAATGAAGACATTGCCGCCGACATCATTTCATTCGTCCGCACCATGGCCATTGGCAGCTCGCTGATAAGCCACGAGGAGCGCATACAAAAGGCAGTGAATGACATCCGGCACATGAAGGAGTGGAACAAAGTGCAGTTGAAGTGGATAGACCGGATAGAAAAACAGCTCTTGCAGGAAACTGTATTGCGGGTTGAAGACTTAAATGACTCTCCCTTCGATGACGCCGGTGGTTTCAACAGGCTGAACAAGATATTCGAGCACCAGCTAACTGATGTGATGGCCCGGCTAAATAATAACTTGTACACGGATATAGCATAG
- a CDS encoding AAA family ATPase: MKIKQLWVSKYKNLKDLTLEFNDGKLISLLVGQNGFGKSNLIEVLALIFKSLYRFQTLAEAKKWSENNDLLEYEIEYDCKKNTVRVACKYDVFKVDILSDKSYETISFTQFQKERKAFLPDYVLGYYSGNSPRLKILLEDIEDKEAEKLKNLSRGGKDDDLPLRSFIFCEPHHSEILLLTLIFFSKTKKYKKSINTLLKQYLLIDRVTGFEIQYNNPDWSLEFGGQDYSLNSLIDNLINKVPFPFWHLKGKVNSLLHYLNNQNEDDPKMIHRESKTDPLFKFREDSVNELLLFDNLNIGSIQDTITDYYKKPKDLFDALDSSEIVKIIDSIKTEVSKKDAGSLVSFSNLSEGEQQLITTIGLIIIFSEYDTLFLFDEPDTHLNPKWQRDYISIIKQFMPPEHADNSHLIVATHSPLLVQAADENSDLFLFRLSDNMKKIIVDYHDTRVLNWRIDHVLLSKYFDLTSTRPKSLDPFMKERDELLQKVKLDKKDLERIQKLADDFDQFPTGETLTDLKVLRKAFQYFKENETDN, translated from the coding sequence ATGAAGATCAAGCAGCTTTGGGTCTCAAAATACAAAAACTTAAAAGATTTAACCCTTGAGTTTAATGATGGAAAGTTGATATCCTTACTAGTTGGGCAAAATGGATTTGGGAAGTCTAATCTTATTGAAGTTTTAGCCCTAATATTCAAATCATTATATAGGTTTCAAACACTCGCTGAAGCAAAGAAATGGTCTGAGAACAATGATTTATTGGAATATGAAATTGAATACGATTGCAAGAAAAATACTGTTCGAGTAGCTTGTAAGTATGATGTATTCAAAGTTGACATATTGAGCGACAAGTCCTATGAAACAATCAGTTTCACTCAGTTTCAAAAAGAAAGAAAAGCATTTCTGCCAGATTATGTTCTGGGTTATTATTCTGGCAATAGCCCACGTTTAAAAATACTCTTAGAGGATATTGAAGATAAAGAAGCGGAAAAACTAAAAAACTTATCAAGAGGTGGAAAGGATGATGATCTACCTTTAAGATCCTTTATTTTTTGTGAGCCGCATCACAGCGAAATCCTGCTGTTAACACTTATCTTTTTCAGTAAAACAAAAAAGTATAAAAAATCAATTAACACACTTCTAAAGCAGTACTTATTAATTGATAGAGTAACCGGTTTTGAAATTCAATACAATAACCCGGATTGGTCTTTAGAATTTGGGGGGCAAGATTATTCCTTAAATAGTCTCATAGATAACTTGATCAATAAAGTACCATTCCCATTCTGGCACCTCAAGGGGAAGGTGAATTCCTTGTTACATTATTTGAATAATCAAAATGAAGATGATCCAAAGATGATTCATCGAGAATCCAAAACCGATCCTCTTTTTAAGTTTCGCGAAGATTCGGTTAATGAATTATTGCTATTTGACAATCTTAATATTGGATCAATTCAAGACACGATTACCGATTATTATAAGAAACCAAAAGATCTATTTGATGCCTTAGATTCAAGTGAAATTGTAAAAATAATTGATTCAATAAAGACTGAGGTTTCAAAGAAGGATGCTGGTTCGCTTGTCAGTTTTAGCAATTTGAGTGAAGGCGAACAACAGCTGATTACCACAATAGGTCTAATTATCATTTTTTCAGAATACGATACCTTATTCCTATTTGATGAGCCAGATACTCATCTCAATCCAAAATGGCAAAGAGATTATATCAGTATAATTAAACAATTCATGCCTCCAGAACATGCAGATAATAGCCATCTTATTGTAGCAACACATAGTCCTTTACTAGTTCAAGCTGCGGATGAAAATTCTGATTTATTCCTTTTTAGACTATCTGATAACATGAAAAAGATAATTGTGGATTATCATGATACAAGGGTTCTAAATTGGAGAATTGATCACGTACTATTAAGTAAGTATTTTGATTTAACCAGTACTAGGCCAAAATCACTAGATCCATTCATGAAAGAGAGGGATGAGTTACTCCAAAAAGTAAAATTGGACAAAAAGGACTTGGAACGAATTCAAAAATTAGCTGATGATTTTGACCAATTCCCTACTGGTGAAACCCTTACTGACTTAAAGGTTTTAAGAAAAGCTTTTCAATATTTCAAAGAGAATGAGACCGATAACTAG
- a CDS encoding class I SAM-dependent DNA methyltransferase encodes MSAEQIAKKLWDLCNVLRDDGVTYHQYLNELTYILFLRLSEVKKFDQDIPAEYRWSKLKGLTDNKELFDTYRDLLANISKLSTNAAITEIYTNASTTLRKPVNLRTLITSIDQIDWFEDREKDKIATIYEELLEKNAGEKKSGAGQYFTPRPLINVMVDLMAPKVGERWNDPAAGTFGFMIAANEYLREKTDDYYDLSQKERDFQINEAFTGCELVQDAHRLALMNAKLHGLESPIVMGDSMSELGKTFKNYDGVLANPPFGTKQGGERPSRDDFTIRTSNKQLNFLQHIYRSLRKDTGTARAAVVLPDNVLFEDNDGQKIRRDLMDKCDLHTILRLPTGIFYAAGVKTNVLFFTRAKTETGNTKRVWFYDMRTNAPSYGKRTLFSREAFDGFVKAYTGGIGLEKVAADYDGTIDEEKRKAVKDPRWQVFTREQIAAKNDSLDIGLIEDESMSKNGDLGEPIDIARETIKEIDEIQSALKEMVKLLS; translated from the coding sequence ATGAGTGCTGAACAAATAGCCAAGAAACTGTGGGACCTGTGTAACGTACTTCGTGACGACGGGGTCACCTATCACCAGTACCTCAACGAACTTACCTACATCCTCTTTCTCCGCCTCTCCGAGGTGAAAAAGTTTGACCAGGACATACCAGCAGAGTACCGCTGGTCGAAGTTGAAAGGGCTGACAGACAACAAGGAGCTGTTTGATACTTACCGTGACCTGCTGGCCAACATCAGCAAGCTGTCTACCAACGCAGCCATTACCGAGATTTACACCAACGCTTCCACCACTCTGCGCAAGCCGGTGAACCTGCGCACCCTCATCACCAGCATTGACCAGATCGATTGGTTTGAAGACAGGGAGAAAGACAAGATCGCCACCATTTACGAAGAGCTGCTCGAAAAGAACGCTGGCGAAAAGAAAAGTGGCGCCGGGCAGTACTTTACTCCCCGGCCGCTGATTAATGTGATGGTAGACCTGATGGCCCCCAAAGTAGGCGAACGCTGGAATGACCCCGCTGCCGGCACCTTTGGCTTTATGATTGCCGCCAATGAGTATCTAAGGGAAAAAACCGACGACTATTACGACCTAAGCCAGAAGGAAAGAGACTTCCAGATCAACGAGGCCTTCACTGGCTGCGAGCTCGTGCAGGACGCCCACCGCCTGGCCCTCATGAATGCCAAGCTGCACGGACTGGAAAGCCCCATAGTAATGGGCGACTCCATGTCGGAGCTGGGCAAAACCTTCAAAAACTACGACGGCGTGCTGGCCAACCCTCCCTTTGGCACCAAGCAGGGCGGTGAGCGCCCCAGCCGTGACGACTTTACCATCCGCACCAGCAACAAGCAGCTCAACTTCCTACAGCATATTTACCGTTCCTTAAGAAAGGACACCGGCACGGCCAGGGCAGCCGTGGTGCTGCCTGATAATGTACTGTTTGAAGATAACGACGGCCAGAAGATCCGCCGTGACCTCATGGACAAGTGCGACCTGCACACCATCTTGCGCCTGCCAACAGGCATCTTTTATGCAGCTGGTGTAAAAACCAACGTGCTCTTCTTTACCCGGGCCAAAACAGAAACCGGCAACACCAAAAGGGTATGGTTCTACGACATGCGCACCAATGCCCCCAGCTATGGCAAGCGTACCCTCTTTAGTAGGGAGGCCTTTGATGGTTTTGTGAAGGCTTACACCGGAGGCATTGGGCTGGAAAAAGTGGCAGCCGACTACGACGGCACCATTGACGAAGAAAAGCGCAAAGCCGTAAAAGACCCCCGCTGGCAGGTGTTTACCAGGGAGCAGATAGCCGCAAAGAATGACTCACTGGACATTGGCCTGATAGAAGATGAGAGCATGAGCAAAAATGGCGACTTGGGAGAACCGATTGATATTGCAAGAGAGACAATCAAAGAAATCGACGAGATTCAAAGCGCATTGAAGGAAATGGTGAAGTTGTTATCATGA
- a CDS encoding restriction endonuclease subunit S, whose translation MTANKIPNNWLLTHLGTVANVVTGNTPSKSHEEYYNGDIPWVKPGDINKSSIIYEAAESLSTIGGKYARIIPKGSVMVTCIGNLGNVAVAGRDMATNQQINSLVVNHDSLNSKYAYYWCLTLKPWLVENSTSTTISMVNKSNFEKAPILIPPLTEQQRIVAKLDALFGHLEALRTRLDRIPKLLKNFRQQVLTQAVTGKLTEEWRQTALEKGDGPNESNANPFVIPGTWRFKELSKLSNSLKYGSSSKSQNDGKVPVLRMGNLQNGEIDWADLKFSVDEDEIEKYLLKEGDVLFNRTNSPELVGKTSIFRGEQKALYAGYLIKIETTKELESEYLNYVLNSHYAKKWCWEVKTDGVSQSNINAKKLGAFLIPQPSPKEQAQIVKKVKELLSIADRIESQYQCLKAKIDTLPQAVLTKAFKGELVPQDENDEPAGELLKRIKKMKGVRV comes from the coding sequence ATGACGGCAAATAAAATTCCAAACAATTGGTTATTAACCCATCTAGGAACAGTAGCGAATGTTGTGACTGGAAACACTCCATCAAAATCGCATGAAGAATACTATAATGGAGACATACCGTGGGTAAAGCCTGGAGACATTAATAAATCGTCAATAATCTACGAGGCTGCGGAGAGCCTGTCGACTATCGGAGGGAAGTATGCTAGAATAATTCCCAAGGGATCTGTAATGGTCACTTGCATTGGAAATTTAGGCAATGTTGCAGTCGCAGGGAGAGACATGGCTACGAATCAGCAAATTAACAGCCTCGTAGTAAATCATGATTCTTTAAACTCGAAATACGCTTACTACTGGTGTCTGACACTTAAACCCTGGCTCGTAGAAAATTCGACTTCCACGACAATTTCGATGGTGAACAAGTCAAATTTTGAGAAAGCGCCAATTTTAATCCCTCCCCTCACCGAGCAGCAACGCATTGTGGCTAAGTTGGATGCGCTGTTTGGTCACCTGGAGGCACTGCGCACCCGCCTCGACCGCATCCCCAAGCTACTCAAAAACTTCCGCCAGCAGGTGCTTACTCAAGCAGTGACGGGGAAGCTGACGGAGGAGTGGAGGCAAACTGCCTTGGAAAAGGGGGATGGGCCTAATGAAAGTAATGCTAATCCCTTTGTGATTCCAGGAACTTGGAGATTTAAGGAGCTGTCCAAGTTGTCTAATAGTCTAAAATATGGATCATCATCAAAATCTCAAAATGATGGCAAAGTGCCAGTTCTCCGAATGGGAAATCTCCAAAATGGAGAGATTGATTGGGCTGATCTAAAATTCAGTGTTGATGAAGATGAAATAGAAAAGTATTTATTGAAAGAAGGTGATGTCTTATTCAATAGAACAAATAGCCCTGAATTAGTTGGAAAAACGTCCATTTTTAGAGGAGAGCAAAAAGCATTATATGCCGGCTATTTGATCAAGATTGAAACAACGAAAGAACTAGAATCTGAATATTTGAATTACGTTTTAAACTCTCACTATGCCAAAAAATGGTGTTGGGAGGTAAAAACGGATGGTGTTAGTCAATCTAATATAAATGCAAAAAAGCTTGGAGCCTTTTTAATTCCACAACCATCACCTAAAGAACAAGCTCAAATCGTTAAGAAAGTAAAAGAGTTGCTTAGTATCGCTGATCGCATTGAATCCCAATACCAATGTCTCAAAGCCAAAATAGACACCCTGCCCCAGGCTGTCCTCACAAAAGCATTTAAAGGGGAACTGGTACCCCAGGATGAGAATGATGAGCCCGCAGGTGAACTACTAAAAAGAATCAAAAAAATGAAAGGAGTGCGGGTATGA
- a CDS encoding endonuclease domain-containing protein, with translation MKDDRIYNRPVLKGYRKQLRNNLTSAEATLWNYLKGKQLEGRKFRRQFSVENYIIDFYCPSERLAVELDGAGHFTEEGLLYDEERTKVLNAHEIRVIRFENKEVFEAIEHVLHAIKSNFTQPPHP, from the coding sequence GTGAAAGATGACCGTATATACAACCGACCGGTATTAAAAGGCTACAGAAAGCAACTCCGAAATAATTTAACGAGTGCAGAAGCCACATTATGGAACTACCTTAAGGGCAAACAACTGGAGGGCAGGAAATTCAGGAGGCAATTCAGTGTCGAAAATTATATCATAGACTTCTATTGCCCCTCAGAAAGACTGGCAGTAGAATTGGACGGTGCAGGCCATTTTACGGAAGAAGGATTGCTGTACGATGAGGAAAGGACTAAAGTGCTGAATGCTCATGAGATAAGAGTAATTAGGTTTGAGAACAAGGAAGTGTTTGAAGCAATTGAGCATGTTTTACATGCCATAAAAAGCAACTTTACCCAACCTCCTCACCCCTGA
- a CDS encoding DUF885 family protein has product MKKTMLSFFFALIMLSAFSQPLYEQTSEVNNLMVRYDADYGSLHRFYYMDSSPERIERLKTLDQDYLRQLEAMDFNALGTGARVDYLLFRRDVQEDLRTLTLEGTELAAVKQWLPFAPYLYEIENLRRRGNQLEWQEVAKKLTDTGDEIEAITTKLKAAEPFDQKLTRRASASIKGIQEGIKSIHSFYNEYDPMYTWWVTMPITRVDSLLTIYEKVMTSKAKLITTQADDGSGIVGSPIGRDEIIKQLEFEMIPYTPDQLIELANKEFAWCDAELLKASREMGFGDDWKAAQEKVKNSYVPVGQQPEAMMELYNQSMAFLKEHDLVTIPPIAEESWRMTMMAAERQKVSPFFLGGENFIISYPTNTMEYDDRMMSMRGNNPHFSRSTVHHELIAGHHLQGFMNRRYKTYRHFRTPFWTEGWALYWELLLWDMDFPRSPEDRIGMLFWRMHRCARIIFSLNYHMGKWSPQQCIDFLVDRVGHERANAEGEVRRSFTGGYGPLYQVAYLTGGLQFYALKKELVDGGKMTLKQYHDAVLHENAMPVEMVRAILTNQTLPKDFKTKWRFYH; this is encoded by the coding sequence ATGAAAAAGACAATGCTCTCGTTCTTCTTTGCATTGATTATGCTCAGCGCCTTCTCGCAACCCCTCTACGAGCAAACCTCCGAAGTCAACAATCTCATGGTGCGCTACGACGCCGACTACGGCAGCCTGCACCGCTTCTACTATATGGATAGCTCACCTGAGCGGATAGAGCGCCTCAAAACCCTCGATCAGGACTACCTCAGGCAGTTGGAGGCCATGGACTTCAACGCCCTCGGCACCGGTGCCCGGGTCGACTATCTCCTCTTCAGGCGGGACGTGCAGGAAGACCTGCGCACCCTTACCCTCGAAGGCACCGAACTGGCAGCCGTGAAACAATGGCTTCCATTTGCTCCCTATCTCTACGAAATCGAGAACCTCAGGCGGCGGGGCAACCAACTCGAATGGCAGGAAGTCGCCAAAAAGCTGACCGACACAGGAGACGAGATAGAAGCCATCACCACCAAACTAAAAGCCGCAGAACCCTTCGATCAGAAACTGACCAGGCGAGCGTCCGCCTCCATCAAAGGCATACAGGAAGGTATCAAAAGCATCCACAGTTTCTACAACGAATACGACCCCATGTACACCTGGTGGGTCACCATGCCTATCACCCGGGTCGATAGTCTCTTAACCATTTACGAAAAGGTGATGACCAGCAAGGCCAAGCTTATTACCACCCAGGCAGACGATGGCAGCGGCATTGTGGGTAGCCCCATAGGTCGTGACGAGATCATCAAGCAACTGGAGTTTGAAATGATCCCCTACACGCCCGATCAGCTGATTGAGTTGGCCAATAAAGAGTTTGCCTGGTGCGACGCTGAGCTACTCAAAGCCTCACGTGAAATGGGCTTTGGAGACGACTGGAAGGCGGCGCAGGAGAAAGTGAAGAACTCCTATGTCCCCGTTGGCCAGCAGCCCGAAGCCATGATGGAGCTCTACAACCAGTCGATGGCCTTCCTCAAAGAGCACGACCTGGTCACCATTCCGCCCATAGCCGAAGAAAGCTGGCGCATGACCATGATGGCGGCCGAGCGCCAGAAGGTGAGTCCATTTTTTCTGGGCGGCGAAAACTTCATCATCTCTTACCCCACCAACACTATGGAGTACGACGACCGCATGATGAGCATGCGGGGTAACAACCCTCACTTCTCCCGATCCACCGTGCACCACGAGCTCATCGCTGGCCACCATTTGCAGGGCTTCATGAACCGCCGCTACAAAACCTACCGCCACTTTCGCACCCCCTTCTGGACAGAAGGCTGGGCCCTCTACTGGGAGCTGCTCCTGTGGGACATGGACTTCCCCCGCTCCCCCGAAGACCGCATCGGCATGCTCTTCTGGCGCATGCACCGCTGTGCCCGCATCATCTTCTCGCTCAACTATCACATGGGCAAGTGGAGCCCCCAGCAGTGCATCGACTTCCTCGTCGACAGGGTGGGGCATGAGCGGGCCAATGCCGAAGGAGAGGTGAGGCGCTCCTTCACTGGCGGCTATGGGCCGCTGTACCAGGTCGCCTATCTTACCGGCGGCTTACAGTTTTACGCCCTCAAAAAAGAACTCGTGGACGGTGGCAAAATGACCCTCAAACAATACCACGACGCCGTGCTCCACGAAAACGCCATGCCAGTCGAAATGGTTAGAGCCATCCTCACCAACCAAACCCTGCCCAAAGACTTTAAAACGAAGTGGCGGTTTTACCATTAA